The segment TAGACAAGTTTATGAACATGGTATCTGAGCTTGTAATACACAGAACTAAATTAGAGCAGATTAGTCAAAAAGCAAAACTAATGGAGTTAAATGAAACTTTAGAACAGGTTGCAAGGACTACTTCTGATCTTCAAGATTTAGTTATGAAAATAAGAATGCTTCCAGTAGAGGTGGTTTTCAATAGATTTCCAAGGATGATAAGGGATTTATCCGTAGAACTATGCAAGGATATGGAACTTATAATACAAGGAAAAGAAACTGAACTTGATAGAACAGTTATTGATGAAATAGGCGATCCGCTACTTCATCTATTAAGGAATTCAGCAGATCATGGTATAGAATCAAAAGAAGAAAGAATAAAAAGTGGTAAGGATCCAGTAGGTAAAATAAAATTAACTGCTTATCAAGAAGGAACAAAGGCAGTTATAAAGGTTTCCGATGATGGGGCGGGAATTGATCCTGAAAAAGTAAGAGCTAAAGCGGAAGAAATGGGTATAAATACTGAAGGTATGAGTGAAGCTGATATTAAAAACTTGATTCTATTACAGGGCTTTAGTACTAATAAAGAAGTTACAGATATTTCAGGAAGAGGAGTTGGAATGGACGTAGTTAAGACTAAGGTTACTTCCCTTGGAGGAACTTTAGATCTTATAAGTGAAGTTGGTAAGGGAACAACATTTATAATAACACTTCCATTAACACTTCAAATTATTCAAGCTCTTTTGGTTAAAGTAGGTAGTGAAACTATGGCTATTTCCTTAGGATATATAGATAGAGTTATTGATTATAATAAGGATAGAATAAAGAAAACCAATAACAAAGAAGTTATCCTATACGGTGATAGAGTAATACCACTAGTTAGAGTAAATGAGAAACTGGAAATAGAAACTGAGGATAGTGGTAAAAAATATATTATAATAGTAAAAGTAGGAGAAAAAACAGTAGGACTTCTAGTAGATTCTCTACTAGGACAACAAGAGATAGTAATAAAACCTTTAGGAAAAACCCTTCATTCATTAAAAGAATATATTGGAGCAACTATTTTAGGCGGAACTGTTACTTTGATTCTTGATGTTTCAGCTTTAGTATAGTGAGGAGGCTATCATGGGTTATTTGGATTTAAATGATTTACAATTAGATGCCTTGAAGGAAATAGCAAATATTGGTACTGGAAATGCTGCTACTGCTTTATCTCAACTTCTAAATTTAAAAGTTGAGATGACAGTACCGTCTCTTAATGTGGTGCCTTTTGATGAAATTTTCGGAGAAGGTGGGGGTGAAAGAGTAGCTATAGGCGTTTTAGTTAGGGTACTTGGAGATACTCCTGGTAATATACTATTTGTTATGGAAAAAGATGTGGCTTTGAATATAGTAAATAAGATACTTGGCAATAATGAAAAGGAAATTAGCGAAATGGGAAATTCGGTGCTATGTGAAATTGGAAATATAATGTGTGGTGCATATATGAATGCCATTGCTAAATTTACAAATTTAGTTATAATGCCGTCAGTGCCTGCTGTAGCCTATGATATGCTAGGGGCAATACTTTCTACAACTTTCATAGAGTCAGGACAATATGATGAATATGTTTTAGATATAGAAACATTATTTGGCAAGTATGATGAAAATATAAGTGGGCATTTTTATTATGTACCTATGCCCGGTTCACTAGAAAAAATATTAAGTTCAATAGGAATATAAACGGTGGAGGTAAAAAAATGAGTAAAGTATTAATAGTTGATGACGCTGCTTTTATGAGAATGATGATTAAGGATATATTAGAAAAGAATGGTTTTGAAGTAGTTGGAGAAGCAAATAATGGATTGAAAGCTGTGGAAATATACACACAAGAAAAACCAGATGTAGTTACTATGGATATTACTATGCCAGACATGGATGGAATTGAAGCAGTAAAGGCCATAAAGAAAATCGATTCTAGTGCGAAAATAATAATGTGTAGTGCTATGGGTCAGCAAAGCATGGTTATGGATGCTATAAAAGCCGGAGCAAAAGATTTTATAGTTAAGCCATTCCAAGCGGACAGAGTACTTGAAGCTATTAGAAAAGTAATAGGCTAGGAGGTGGATATATGCAAGTTGTAATTTTTAAACTTAATGATGAACAATTTGCAGTAGAGACTGCTAAAGTTCAAAGTATAAGTGATATGATGGAAGTTACAAAAGTTCCTAAGGCACCAAAATCAATAAAAGGAATTATAAATCTAAGAGGAAACATTATTCCTCTATTAAATCTAAATCTTCTATTGAATATAGATAAACTTCATGATGGTGTTCAGCAAAATATAATAATAGTTTCTCTTGAAGAAGAATCTGTTGGTATAAGCGTTGATCAAGTTGATGAGGTTCTAGAAGTAGAAGAGAATATGATTGAAACAATAAATGATAAAGACAAAAAAGCCTATATAAGAGGAATAATTAATTTTAAAGACAGAATTGTAACTTTAATTGATATAGATAAGCTAATGTTAAATTAGAAAGAAATGAGGTATCAATATGGCAGAGGTTTTAACTCAAGGTGAAATAGATGCCCTTTTGTCTGCCTTATCATCTGGGGAGCTTGAGCCAGAACAGTTAGCTAAGCAGGAAGAGCATAAAGTTAAAAAATATGACTTTAGAAGCCCTCAAAAGTTTTCTAAAGATCATATAAGAACTTTAGAATTGGTGCATGATAATTATTCTAGAATAATATCTAGCTATTTATCTGCACAGCTTAGAACTAATATTAAGGTTAAGATAATGTCAGTCCAACAAATAACCTATGAGGAATTTGTTCATTCTATGCCTAATCCAACTATATTAACCATATTTAGAATGCAACCTTTAAGTGGATCAATATTGTATGAGTGTAATCCTGAATTTGTATTTAGGGTTTTGGATATACTTTTAGGTGGCACTGGTATGAAAGAATTTAAAATGAGAGAGTTTACAGATATTGATAAAAACATCATAAAAAAGGTAACTGAAGGATTAATATCTCATTTAAAGTTGGCTTGGGAAGAAATATTAGATGTAATGGACCCGGAGATAGAGGCACTAGAGACAAATCCAGCGCTTAATCAAACTTTGGCTCCAAATGAACCAGTAGCACTCATAACTTTTTCTGTAGAAATAGGCACCAGTAATTCTTTTATTAACATTTGTATACCTTATTTAAGTATAGAAAAAGTCCTAGATAAATTGGTAGTTCAGTATTGGTTTAAAGAAAGCAATGAAGAAATACTAAAAGAATCTAGGGACAAGTTAAAAAACAGGCTAAATGTTGTGGATGTTGAACTTTTAGCAAAACTTGGTAAAGTGGATCTGACTGTAGATGATTTCTTAAAATTAACTGTAGGGGACATAATTACTTTAGATCGTAAAATTGATGAACCTATAGATATATTAGTAGGTGAAAATACTTATTATTATGCCAAGGCAGGCATTGTTGGTAAAAACAGAGGTATACAAATTATAGATATTAGAGAAAAGGATGTGGAAAAATATGAGTAATGATTTCCTTTCGCAAGAAGAAATAGATTCTCTTTTGAACGGTGGGAATGAAGAGGCTACTAGTGACAATAGTGAAGATAATAAAGAAGCACTAAGTGACACTGAAAAAGATCTTCTTGGAGAAATAGGTAATATTTCTATGGGATCTGCTTCTACTGCACTTTCTACTATATTAAATCAAACAGTAAACATAACCACTCCACAGGTTACAACTACTACACTAAGAAAATTAAGAGATACTTTTGCAGTACCAAATATATGTCTAGAAGTTCAGTACACTAGTGGAATAATGGGAGAGAACCTTTTAGTTATGAAGGTTTCAGATGCAGCTGTCATAGCAAGTCTTATGATGGGTGGAGATGGAAGTAGCGTCGAGAGCAGTGGAAGCCTATCTGAGATAGAGGAGAGCGCAGTTGCTGAGGCTATGAATCAAATGATAGGTTCTGCTGCAACTTCTATGGCAACAATGTTTTCAAGGGAAGTAAATATATCACCACCAAAATCTAGAATATGGAGTGATAACTCTGAGGTTTTAGCAGAGGGAATAGATGAAGATGAAACTATTATAAAAGTTGCATTTAAGTTAAACATAGGAACTTTGGTAGATAGTGAGATAATGCAGATTCTTCCTATAAATACAGGTAAGAAGATTGTAAATATAATGATGGGAAACGAAGAACCAAAAGAAGAAGTGCCTGAAGTTTTAAATAATGAGCCTCAAATTGAAACAAAAGAAGAGTTCATAAAGGAAAAACCAATAGAAACTAAAAAAGCTCCTGTAAGTAAGCAAGTAGAAGTTCAAAAGGCTGCTTTTGAACCATTAAGAGAAGTTGCTGCTAATGCAGCACTACCTAGTAATATTGATTTAATATTAGATGTTCCACTTCAAATATCCGTAGTTCTTGGAAGAACTAAGATGAGCATTAAGGATATATTAAACCTTGGAACAGGATCTTTGGTAGAACTTGATAAACTAGCAGAAGAGCCAGTTGAGATTCTTGTTAATGGTAAAATAGTAGCTTATGGAGAAGTTGTTGTTATAGATGAAAATTTTGGAGTAAGACTAACTAGTATAGTAAGTAGTAAAGATCGTGTGAAAAGTTTAGGAAAATAGTTTAACTTTTGAAGTAAAATAATAAATTAGGAGTCGTATGATTCCTAATTTTTCTTTGTATTCAAATTGAAAATAGTTTTTTTATATAAGTATAAACTTTCTATTTATTATTTCGATAAATAGTTTAAGAAGGTAGTTCAAGGAGTGTATAATATGAAAGTTAATGGAGTAAATCCTAGTAAAATTATTAACTTATATTCTATAAGAAATAAAAGTAGTGTACAAGAAAAAAGTAGTATAAAAAATCAAGACAAAATAGAGATTTCCGACATAGGAAAGAGTTTAAGTTATTTCTCTGACTTAGAGGAGTTAATACCTGATGAAAAAAAGTGCAAGATATAAAAATGCAAATTAAAAATGGAAGTTATAAACTAGAATCAAGAAAAGTTGCAGAAGCCTTAATGAAATTCGTTAGAGGAAAGGGAATATAGTTATGCAAGAAAAATTAAATGGATTAATTTCTGCAGAGATAGAATCACTAAGCAGTTTATTAGAACTTCTAGAGGAACAACATGGTTATATTACGAAAGAAGAAGTCTTTAATATGGAAGCTATAATACCAAAAATAAAGGAAATAAGCGTAGAAGTTGCTAGAATTGAAGTGGAAAGAAGAAATCTAACAGGAGATAGGCCTATAAGTGAAATAGTTATTGGGAGTAGCAAACCTGAACTTGAAGAAAATTACAGGAAAATAAGAAAGCTTTTACATTCTGTAACTC is part of the Haloimpatiens sp. FM7315 genome and harbors:
- a CDS encoding chemotaxis protein CheW; translation: MDTSQYMSMFLEESMDNLQVLNDSLLKLEQNPEDVDRLNEIFRVAHTLKGMAATMGFSNIADLTHKMEDVLTQFRDGELKVNQNVVTILFKCLDTLERMINNISEDIDEDVDIKDIIEDLEKLVNEHEDNKEKKKEESKTEVNNCNNNESADGNLSIDLNEYDVNVIKQAGYSGFNAYEIFVFLSENTLLKSARAFLIFKDLEEYGEIIKSIPGTEDIESENFDFTINLVYLTKKDKEDIYNVLINIAEVEKVVITEVNLDGIAETGKEIGEEPVKAKEVKAEVKDNHNTKAKARQEKSSNKENGTHKKSHQSVRVDLERLDKFMNMVSELVIHRTKLEQISQKAKLMELNETLEQVARTTSDLQDLVMKIRMLPVEVVFNRFPRMIRDLSVELCKDMELIIQGKETELDRTVIDEIGDPLLHLLRNSADHGIESKEERIKSGKDPVGKIKLTAYQEGTKAVIKVSDDGAGIDPEKVRAKAEEMGINTEGMSEADIKNLILLQGFSTNKEVTDISGRGVGMDVVKTKVTSLGGTLDLISEVGKGTTFIITLPLTLQIIQALLVKVGSETMAISLGYIDRVIDYNKDRIKKTNNKEVILYGDRVIPLVRVNEKLEIETEDSGKKYIIIVKVGEKTVGLLVDSLLGQQEIVIKPLGKTLHSLKEYIGATILGGTVTLILDVSALV
- a CDS encoding chemotaxis protein CheC, translating into MGYLDLNDLQLDALKEIANIGTGNAATALSQLLNLKVEMTVPSLNVVPFDEIFGEGGGERVAIGVLVRVLGDTPGNILFVMEKDVALNIVNKILGNNEKEISEMGNSVLCEIGNIMCGAYMNAIAKFTNLVIMPSVPAVAYDMLGAILSTTFIESGQYDEYVLDIETLFGKYDENISGHFYYVPMPGSLEKILSSIGI
- a CDS encoding response regulator, with the translated sequence MSKVLIVDDAAFMRMMIKDILEKNGFEVVGEANNGLKAVEIYTQEKPDVVTMDITMPDMDGIEAVKAIKKIDSSAKIIMCSAMGQQSMVMDAIKAGAKDFIVKPFQADRVLEAIRKVIG
- a CDS encoding chemotaxis protein CheW codes for the protein MQVVIFKLNDEQFAVETAKVQSISDMMEVTKVPKAPKSIKGIINLRGNIIPLLNLNLLLNIDKLHDGVQQNIIIVSLEEESVGISVDQVDEVLEVEENMIETINDKDKKAYIRGIINFKDRIVTLIDIDKLMLN
- the fliM gene encoding flagellar motor switch protein FliM, with translation MAEVLTQGEIDALLSALSSGELEPEQLAKQEEHKVKKYDFRSPQKFSKDHIRTLELVHDNYSRIISSYLSAQLRTNIKVKIMSVQQITYEEFVHSMPNPTILTIFRMQPLSGSILYECNPEFVFRVLDILLGGTGMKEFKMREFTDIDKNIIKKVTEGLISHLKLAWEEILDVMDPEIEALETNPALNQTLAPNEPVALITFSVEIGTSNSFINICIPYLSIEKVLDKLVVQYWFKESNEEILKESRDKLKNRLNVVDVELLAKLGKVDLTVDDFLKLTVGDIITLDRKIDEPIDILVGENTYYYAKAGIVGKNRGIQIIDIREKDVEKYE
- the fliY gene encoding flagellar motor switch phosphatase FliY, whose protein sequence is MSNDFLSQEEIDSLLNGGNEEATSDNSEDNKEALSDTEKDLLGEIGNISMGSASTALSTILNQTVNITTPQVTTTTLRKLRDTFAVPNICLEVQYTSGIMGENLLVMKVSDAAVIASLMMGGDGSSVESSGSLSEIEESAVAEAMNQMIGSAATSMATMFSREVNISPPKSRIWSDNSEVLAEGIDEDETIIKVAFKLNIGTLVDSEIMQILPINTGKKIVNIMMGNEEPKEEVPEVLNNEPQIETKEEFIKEKPIETKKAPVSKQVEVQKAAFEPLREVAANAALPSNIDLILDVPLQISVVLGRTKMSIKDILNLGTGSLVELDKLAEEPVEILVNGKIVAYGEVVVIDENFGVRLTSIVSSKDRVKSLGK
- a CDS encoding flagellar biosynthesis anti-sigma factor FlgM, yielding MQDIKMQIKNGSYKLESRKVAEALMKFVRGKGI
- a CDS encoding flagellar protein FlgN — encoded protein: MQEKLNGLISAEIESLSSLLELLEEQHGYITKEEVFNMEAIIPKIKEISVEVARIEVERRNLTGDRPISEIVIGSSKPELEENYRKIRKLLHSVTLQKDTNELLIKQGLSYTNKMLEIINPSRPTARTYGASGKVRK